The genomic stretch AGGCATGACGGCTCTGCAATACGGCAGCGGCCAAGGCACCTCCACTCTGCGAGCGCAGATCTGCGAGGTGATGGCCGAAGAAGGGATCACCGAGGTCGACCCAGATAACATTGTGATCACCACCGGGTCACAAGCCGCACAGGACGTCGCCTGCAAGGTTTTCTGCGACCCCGGGGACACCGTGCTGTGTGAGGACCCCACCTATGTGGGCGCGCTAAACACCTTTGAGGCCTATCAGGTTAAAGCCGAGCCCATCCCCACCGACGAGCATGGATTAATCCCCTCGGCGCTGCGTCTTCGCATCGGCGAATTGCGGCAGGCCGGCGCGCGGATCAAGTTCCTCTACACGATCCCCAACTTCAACAACCCCTCGGGCATCACCCTGGCCGCCGAGCGCCGAGCGGAGATCGCCGAGATCTGCATCGTCGAGAACATCCTCATCTTGGAGGACAACCCGTACGGCATGCTGCGCTACGCCGGGGAAGCGATCAGGCCGCTGCGCGCCGATTACCCCGAGCACGTCATCTACATGGGATCGTTCTCCAAGATCCTGGCCCCCGGCCTGCGCATCGGCTGGGCGGTGGTGCCCGCACACTTCTTCCGCCGCTTCTACCTCGCCGCCGAGGCCGTCACGCTGTGCCCGGCAACGTTCAACCAGATGTTGATCAGTAAGTACCTTGACGAACATGACTGGCGCGGGCAGATCCAGACCTACCGGGAACTCTATGCCGCGCGTTGCGAGGCGATGCTCGAAGCCCTGGATGAGTACATGCCGGAGGCCGTGAGCTACACCCGGCCCGAGGGAGGCTTCTTCATCTGGGTCACGCTTCCGGAGGGAATCGACACCTACTCGCTGTTGTCCAAGGGCATCGAGGCCGGCGTGGTGTTCATTCCCGGGGCCGCCTTCAGCCCCCACGACGGGCCCAGCCACCGGCTGCGCCTGGCCTTCAGCGCGGTGCCCGAGGAAAAGATCCGCGAGGGTGTCAAGCGTCTGGCCCCGGTGCTGGCGGCGGCCATCGCCGAAAACGGCGTCCGCTAGAAAAATCCCGCCCTTCGGGGCCATCCGACGACGCGTGGCGCATGATGTATCCATGTGGTTTGGATGGATCGAGTTCGACCTGCTGCTGGGCGATGTGCATTCACTCAAGGCGAAGCGCACCGTGGTGCGCCCGATACTCGCCGAGATCAGGCATCGGTTCGAGGTCTCCGTCGCGGAGAGCGGAAACCAGGACCTTCACCGGCGCGCAGGGCTGGCGGCGGGACTCGTCGCGGCGGACGCCGCGCACGTGATCGAGGTACTGGACGGCATCGAGCGCCTCGTCGCGGCACGCCCGGAAGTCCAATTGCTCAGCGCCCGCCGCCGCCTTGGATCCTCCGAGGACGAGTAGGTGAGCGGCCCATGTCACCTGCTAGTGGATCACCCAGGTGATTAGTCCCAGCAGGGTGCAGACAACGGCCAGGAGGATGCCGAGCCGCGGGGCAATCCATGCGGTAACCTCCCCCTCGGTGGGCGACGCCGCGTCCGGGCCGGGGACCGCGGCGACGGGAATGACCGCCATTTCGTAGGCCAGCAGGATCCTCGAGGGCGCCAGCATGGTGGCCATCGACGCGGTGACGTTGGAGACCGCGACGAGCTGCAGCACCGATGAGCCCATGGAGGTGGCCGCCTGCGCCTGCGTTGCCGCCAGCATGGAGTTTGCCGCGGTGTTGGACCCGGAAATGAATCCAGCCAATCCGCTGACGACCGGCCCCAGGACCAGATAGCCGGCACCGATCCCTGCCAGCGCCGCCCCCAGTTCCCGGCCCATGCCGGTGGCCGCGAGCAGCGCGCCCAGAATGGTGAATCCACCGGTGGCGATTCCCACCGGAACCCAGCTGCGGTAGGCCAGGGAGGCGCGGGCGCGCAGGCCGGAGGTTCCGCCGCCCAGGGAGGTGGAACCGTATTGGGCGATAAGGCAGGCCACTATCAGCCAGATCCCGCCGCTGCTGAGTGTGCGCTTGAGCAGGGAGGCTTCCATCGGAGAGCTGAGCGCGCGAGCCGCCAGCAGACCCGCGGTCAGCACCGCGTAGGGCAGCAAGGCCACCGCGACCGCGCGGCCGGCCGGCACCAGCGACCGGCCCATCTTGAAGCTCAACAGGTGCACGGCCAACACCAGCAGCGAGCCGATGATGCCCGCCGGCGGGGTGCCCATGAGCAAGTTGGCGACCAGGATTCCCGCGTTGAGCAGCACCGCGGCGCCCACTAAGTGCGCCAGCAGCCGACCGGGTTTGGGCGATTCCCCGCGCATCACGAGCCACGCGGCGATTCCCGCACCGAGCACCACCGGCAGGGTCAGCAGCGCGGAGCGGACACCCACGTCGAAGAGGGAAAGTCCGGCCAAATCCGCTGCCACCAGCGTTCCCGGGCCCAGCGCTCCCCAGGGAACGGCCACGAGTCCGAGCAGACTCAGGATCGCCGAGTGCTTCACCGAATGCCCCAGTTGCATCAGCAGCGGGACGCCCACGGTGACACCGATTCCGAACCCCGTCACCGACTCGGCGAAGGGAACCAGCCCGAAGATCACCAGCACGGTTCCAGCTTGTCGGTTTGAGGCGCTTTGGCGCAGCCAGCCTGAGATACGGTCCATGGCTCCGGTTTCGGCGGTGATGCGCGAGAGCAGCACGCCGCCGAAGAGGATAAGCAGCACTTCAAGAATGGTGGGGCCGAACATGGCTCCAGCCCGCAGGAGCTCTCCAACAGGAGTGGGGAAGAAAAAGATGGCTACGAGGACACCGGTGAGCAAGGAATAGACGGCCATCGTGGTGGCCTTTGTTCGGGCCAGAAACAGGGTCATGGCCACCACGATCGGGGAGGCGGCAGCCAATGCCAGCATGTTGGCGGTTCCTTTGTTCGGGGCACCGCTCGGGGATTCACGCGGCGTGTTCTGCTGCGATTGACGATACCGGGGCGTCGACGGAACAACGACTTAGTTGCGGCGCTTGGCCCTTACTGGCGACAAACGAGAACCGCCGCACATTTCACCAAGTGAATGTACGGCGGTTCCCGGGATCGGATTCAGTTTTTTGCTGCGGCCATGCCTAGGCGATACGGCGGGCCGGGGTCAGGTTCCTACCCAAGGCCAGGCCGAGTCCGGCCATGCCCACGCCCAGCGCGAAGTGCAGGACGTTATCTGCGGTGTTGACAGGGACGAAGTTTGCGGCACTGGCCTGGTCAATGAAGACTCCGTAGAAGCCCAAGATCAGGTAGACAATACCCCCGACAACCAAGAAGGTCTTTGCCGTTGCTGCGCTGCGCCACAGGGTGACTCCAAGGACACCGAAGAGTAGGTGGACAACGTTGTGAAGGACCGAGACCTGGAAGATGCCAAGCAACATTGAGCCGGAGTGGTGTCCGGCCATCCCTAGGTGTTCGGTATTGCTAGTGATGCCGGGAATGAATCCCAGGACACCAACCAGCAGAAATACCGCGCCGACGGCCAGTGCAACGTATTGCACTAGGGAACGGTGTGTGTTCGTGTGTGTCGAGGCCATGGTGGGCTCCTTGGGTTCCTGTCGATTTTCAACGCCGCTGCGTTGCTGACAGCAGATATTCGGAACCACTGTGCCGACGGATTGCCCGCGGGGTGAAGAATCTTTCGGTACGACTTAACCCTCGCTGATTTCGTCGTAATTGAGCCGGGCACGAATGATCTTTTCCGCATGCCCCTGCGCCCAGTCTCGAACGATTTCAAGGGGTCCCAGCAAGGTGGCACCGAGTTCGGTGAGTTCATATTCCACCCGCGGCGGCACCTCGGGATAAATCGTCCGGGTCAACAACCCGTCACGTTCTAGGGAGCGCAAGGTTTGGGTGAGAACCTTGGGTGTGACGCCGCCAATGTCCTGCCGTAGCGCTGAGAACCTGCGGGGTCCCGCTTCAAGGGCAAGGAACACCAACGGCGTCCACTTGTCCCCCATGCGCTGCATGATCGAGCGCGAGGGGCAGTCCGGGCTCATGACGTCAAAGGCCCGCTGCTCAGTATCCATGAGGTAACCATATTACGTTGAGGTACTCGATATCAATTGGATACTATTGTGACAACGAGGAAAGCAACCGCCGACTCGAACCGAAGCACCGCAGCGATATTAGAGGAGCAGAACATGAAGATTGCCGTATACGGAGCCACCGGAATGGTCGGTAGCCAGCTTGTCACCGAAGCCGCCAAGCGTGGCCACCAGGTCACAGCCGTCTCCCGCACCGGCCGCGAGGTTGCCGGAGCATCCTCGAACGCCGCCGCGCAGCTCGGGGACGCCGCTGCATACCGGGCCCTTGCCGCTGAAAATGATGTGGTTATCTTCTCGGTTCCGCCATCGCGCACCGGTGAATCCCACCAGCCTTTCATCGATGCCCACGAGGCAATCTCCGAGACCCTCGTGCCTGCACGCGTATTTATCGTCGGCGGTGCCGGCGCAACCGAGGTTGACGGCGTCCGTCTCTTCAACATCCCGGGCTTCCCCGAGGAGTACAAGCCAGAGGCCCGCACCATGGGTGAGGTCCTTGACCTCTACACCTCGGCCTCGGGCCTTGACTGGACCATGTTGGCACCGGCACCGGTCATCGCACCGGGTGAGCCGACTGGGAATATTGCCTTGGGCAACGATTCCCCTGCCGGAGATCACGTGAGCACCGGCGACTTCGCCGTTGCCGCATTGGATGAGATCGAGACTCCGGCGCACCAGCACCGCCGCTTCACGGTCGCCAGCGCCTAAGGATCGCACAGGCGCTCGATGCGTCTTCGCACCTCAAGACGGGTGTGGCAGAACCCCAATCCGGGGTTGCGCCACACCCGTTGGCGCATCTGATCATTTTCACTGGTGTATGAGCCGAAGCACAAGTAGCTTCATCGATTCCGCCGCGGCGACTATGGTTGATTGCGGTGGTCGCCGCCGTGTGAATCGTGATCCTTAGTCACGAGGCAAATGGCTGAGCATTCCACTCCTAACATCACTTCATCGGTTCGCAGGAAGAAGTTCATGAATTACGTTCGCCCCAAGGCAACCAGACTATTCTCGGCCGCAGCGGCCGTAGCCGCAGCGCTTGTGCTCGCTGGCTGCGCCCCGGCTTCCCCGGCTCCCGAGTCCGGCAGCGAAGCCGGCAGCGAAGCCGGCACCCCGGTCACCGGCGGCACCCTGGTTTACGCCTCCGGCGATGCCGAACCCACCTGCCTAGATCCGCACGTGGGTGGCAACTATCCCCAAGCATTGGTCGCCTCTCAATATTTGGAGACGCTTTACACCAAGGACGCCTCCGGACAGCTGATCCCATGGCTCGCCGAAGACTCCACCGTCTCGGAAGATGGGCTGCTGCGTACCCTGAAGATCCGTGAGGGAATCAGCTTCACCGATGGCACTGCGCTTGACGCTGCCGCCGTGAAAGCGAACTTCGAGCATCTGTTAGATCCAGAGACAGCTTCTTCCACCGGTTTCCTTGCCTTGGGCAAGATCGCATCGATGAAGGTCGTTAACACCACGACGCTGGAACTCACGCTCTCGACCCCCGATAGCTCGTTGCTCGAATCCTTCTCAATGCCTTGGGTTGCGATCGAATCTCCGACCGCGCTGAAGCGCAGCCAGGAAGATAACTGCGCAGCTCCGGTGGGAACCGGTCCGTTCAAGGTTGAATCCTGGAAGAAACAGGATGCGGTTAATCTGGTGCGCAACGCCGACTACGTCCAGCCGGTGGCCACCGAGGGACATGATGGCGCAGCCTACCTGGACGCCATCACTTGGCGCTTTATCCCCGAGGCAGCCACCCGCTACGCCGCATTGCAGTCCGGCGAGGTGCAGATTATCGACAACGCCCAGCCAGACACCATCGCCGCTGCGGCTAAAACTCAGACCATCAAGCACTTGGATGCCCCGCGTCCCGGAGCGTCGAACCGCATTGAGCTGAACTCCTCCAAGGCCCCGTTCAACGACGCATCGGTCCGCGAGGCCTTCATCCATGCGGTGAACGTGGATGCGAGCATCGATTCGCTCTTCTTCGGGACCGCGCCACGTTCCTATTCCCCGCTCTCCAGCGCCGAACCACTGGCCTACTCCGCGGAATCTCTCTTCGCTTATGACCCCGCCAAGGCCTCCGAACTCCTCGATGCGGCCGGCTGGAGTGAACGCGATGCCGAGGGCTACCGCGTTAAGGACGGCACTCGTCTGACTTTGACCTTCCCGGTCAGCACCAGCCAGTCGATCCCCGCCGAGCAATCACTCTTTGAGCAATTACAAGCTACCGCCAAGGAATCGGGCTTTGACGTCAAGATCAAGCTGCTTGACCTCTCCAGCTGGTACGGAGAATTGTTCAAGAATGACTACAACCTCGTCTCGGCCCCCTATACCAAGGTTGGCCCGAGCGTATTGAGCGTGCTGTTCCACTCCGACTCCACGATTCCCGCACCATCTGGCTACTTTGCGAACCTGTCCCAGGTCAAGGACCCGAGCCTTGATGCGCTGTTAGACACTGCCGGTTCCACCAAGGATGAGGCAGAACGCAAGGATCTGTACTCGCAGGCTCAGAAGAAGGTGCTCGAGGGGTACTACCTCTTACCGCTGTATGACCAGCAGAACCACTTCCTTTATTCGGAAAAGCTGCGCAACGTCGGAGCCACCACAGCCGTAGCGACTCCTACCTTCTTTGATTCGTGGCTGGCTAACTAATCAGCTAGCGGAGACGGACCCCCATCCATGAGTACATCCACCATCGCGCGCCAGCGGTTAGCCCCGATTTTGGGGCGGACCGCTCGCTGGGTGCTGGGCAAGCTGGGTGGGGGCATCTTCGTGTTGTGGGCAGTGGCCACCGCGATCTTCTTTGGCATCCGCATGATTCCCGGAGACCCTGCCGAAGCGATCATGGGCGGGCCAGGGTCCCAAGCCTCGGCCGAGGCATTGGCTGCTGCGCGCGCCGAATACGGTCTGGATCAGCCGCTCTACGTTCAGTACTTCTCGCAACTATGGCGCTTGGCCACCGGGGACATGGGTACCTCCTATTCGCTCAAGACCCCGGTGGCCGAGGTACTCGGTGAGCTGATTCCGCCCACCCTAGTCCTTGCGGTACTCGCCCTGGTGGTGGCCTGGGCGTTGGCGTTGGTATTAGCGGTAATCTCCACGCGCAGCGGTGCGGTGGGGACGGCCATCGCCTCGGGGCTGGAGATCGTTTCGGCCGCGGTACCGCATTTTTGGCTGGCCAGTGTGCTGATCATGCTCTTTGCCACGGCACTGGGCTGGCTCCCACCGGTGAGCACCAGCACGCCGGCAGGACTAGTTTTACCGGTGATCACCTTGGCCCTACCGTTAGCTGGTTTCTTGGGTCAGGTCATGCGCGACACCATGGCCCGTGCCCAACGCTCGGCCTTTGCCCTCTCGGCGCGAGCTCGAGGTGAGTCGGAGATCGGAGTCCTGCTGCGCCATTCCCTGCGCCACGCAGCACTGCCGGGCATCGCGCTTTCCGGCTGGGCCTTTGGTTCCCTGCTCTCCGGTGCGGTAGTTGTTGAATCCATCTTCGCCCGCCCCGGGCTGGGACGTTCCCTGCTCTCGGCTGTCACCGCCCGAGACATTCCCCTAGTCACCGGTGTCGCGCTGATCTCGGCTGCCGCCTATGTGGTGATCATGGCTCTCTCGGATATCGCAGAACGCCTCGCCGACCCAAGAATCCAAGCTTCATGAGCACCCCGAAACCACAACTGAGTCTGGGCGATCCCCTGCTCACCCCACGCCCGGCGCCCCGCGCGCCTAGGGGTGGCGGCCGAATGCTGCGCATCGTTGCCCGGCTGCCGCTGATCATTTCGGCAGCCGTGTTGGCCTTTTTTGTCCTTTCGGCCATCGCACCGCAAATACTAGCCCCCTTTGATCCGCTGGCCATCAACCCCGTTGATGCGTTTTCCGGCCCCGGTGCCGGCCATCTGCTCGGCACCGACGAATCTGGGCGTGACATTTATTCACGGATCATCCATGGTTCCCGGGACTCGCTGCTCATCGGTGCCGCGGCCACGGCCATCGGACTTTTCCTGGCGCTGGTGCTGGGCACCATCGCCGGATTTGGTTCACGCTGGATGGACAGCTGGGTAGGACGCATCCTCGAAGTGCTGTTTTCGCTGCCCGGATTGTTGCTGGCCTTGGTATTTATTGCGTTGGCCGGACCCGGAGTGGGGACCACCGTGGTGGCGGTGGGATTGACCACCGCACCGGGTTATGCGCGGATGATCCGTGCGCAGATTATTGCGCTGTGCTCCTCCCCCATGGTGGAGGCCGCCACGGTGCTTGGCCGCTCCCCGGCGCGTATCCTCACCACGCATATCCTGCCCAATGCACTGGCCCCGATTGCTGTGCTGGGCACCTTGGGATTGGGCCAGGCGGTCGTCTGGGCTGCGTCGCTGAGCTTCTTGGGACTTGGCTCACCACCACCGGCACCCGAATGGGGAGCCATGCTCTCCGCCGGTCGCACCTACTTGGCATTGGCCTGGTGGATGACGTTCTTCCCCGGTCTGGCGATCGTGCTGGTGGCAGCCGCCTCCACCGTGCTTTCCCGTACCCTCAGCCCAGGAGCCAAACGATGAGCAATCCGACTCCGATCCTTGAGGTCAAAAAGCTCTCCGTGGCCTTCGGCAATTCCGAAGTCGTCTCCGATGTCTCTTTCACGCTTACCCCCGGCGAATGTCTGGCGTTGGTGGGTGAATCGGGGTCTGGAAAATCTGTCACCGCGCGTTCGCTCATCGGGTTGGCGGGTCCCGGGTCCACGGTGCACGCAGAGAGTCTGGGAATCGGTGGACGAGATGTTCGAGGACTCAGCCAACGCGCTTGGCGCACGATTCGCGGCGCTCAGGTTGGATTCATCCTGCAGGATGCGCTGAGCTCACTGGATCCATTGCGGCTCGTTGGCAAGGAAATTGATGATGCCCTGCGCCTGCATTCAACGGGTTCCGGGTCACAACGGGCGGCACGTGTTGTTCAACTGCTTGAATCGGTGGGTCTGGATGACCCCGTGACCAGAGCCGGACAACGCTCCGGGGAACTATCCGGAGGCATGCGCCAGCGTGCCCTGATTGCCTCCGCGATTGCCCTTGACCCGATGTTGATCATTGCCGATGAGCCGACCACAGCGTTAGACGCAACGATTGCCGCCGCGGTGCTGGATCTGTTGGGTACGTTGCGTAACTCCGGCTCGGCCATGCTCTTGATTAGTCACGACCTTGCGGCCGTGGCTTCCGTCGCCGATTCCATCGCGGTGATGCAGGACGGGCACATCGTGGAGTATGGCTCCCGGGATCAGATTCTTTATGATCCGCAGCATCCCTATACCCGGGCTCTGTTGGCCGCAGTTCCCGCCGGCAAGCCCCGCTTCACCAAGCTATCCCCCGCAGTCCCGGCCAACAGCTCACCGGTTCTCCGCGCACCGGAAGCGACTCCGGAGCTGACCTCCGTAGAGCACTCACCGGTATTAGTCGCACGGGGCCTGTCCAAAAGCTTTGCCGTTGCCGGGGCTGATTCCTTCCCTGCGGTGTCACATGTGGACTTTGAGCTACACCCCGGGCAGACGCTGGGAGTGGTGGGCGAATCGGGTTCGGGCAAAACCACCACGGCACGCATGGCACTGGGACTGTTGGCACCGGATAGCGGAACCGTGACACTTTTTGGTGAGCCCTGGTCGTCAATTCCCGAGGCTCAGCGCCGCGCACGCCGCTCCTCCTTGGGCGCCATCTATCAGGATCCGCTGGCCTCCTTCGACCCGCGACTATCGACCGGCGCGTTGTTGGCGGACGCGTTGAGTCAGGGCAGCACGCGCAATCCCCGCAACTATCGGGACAAGATCGCCGAGCTGCTGGACATGGTGGGCTTAGATCCGGTGCTCGCTTCGCGGAACCCCACAACGCTCTCCGGAGGGCAGCGTCAGCGGCTGGCGATCGCCCGCGCCCTGGCTCCAAATCCCCGGGTGCTGATCTGTGATGAGCCGGTTTCCGCCCTTGACGTTTCCGTGCAGGCCCAGGTCCTTGACCTACTGGATGAGTTACAGCAACGTCTGGGGCTGAGCTACCTTTTGATCTCCCACGATCTGTCGGTCATCCGGCACATGAGCGATCAGGTGGTGGTGATGCGTGCCGGTGCGGTGATGGAATCGGGAGCCACCGAGTTGGTTTTCAGCAACCCGCAACACGAATACACGCGTTCGTTGCTCGCCGCAGCGCCAACGATGGTGCCCGGCCGCTCAGCCTAAGCCCCTGCAGCTATGGGGAAGCACGTTGTCGTGGTCGGGCACCGCCTTGAATTCAGGCTCTGGGCCCTGGGATCAGATCCATTAAGTCGCGGCCAGCGAATGCTCCAGTAGCTCGCGCAGCGCGCCACGATCCACTCCCGTCAACCGTGTGAGATACAGGCAGACCTTTGAGGCTCGGTAT from Paeniglutamicibacter sp. Y32M11 encodes the following:
- a CDS encoding NAD(P)-dependent oxidoreductase, encoding MKIAVYGATGMVGSQLVTEAAKRGHQVTAVSRTGREVAGASSNAAAQLGDAAAYRALAAENDVVIFSVPPSRTGESHQPFIDAHEAISETLVPARVFIVGGAGATEVDGVRLFNIPGFPEEYKPEARTMGEVLDLYTSASGLDWTMLAPAPVIAPGEPTGNIALGNDSPAGDHVSTGDFAVAALDEIETPAHQHRRFTVASA
- a CDS encoding L-lactate permease: MLALAAASPIVVAMTLFLARTKATTMAVYSLLTGVLVAIFFFPTPVGELLRAGAMFGPTILEVLLILFGGVLLSRITAETGAMDRISGWLRQSASNRQAGTVLVIFGLVPFAESVTGFGIGVTVGVPLLMQLGHSVKHSAILSLLGLVAVPWGALGPGTLVAADLAGLSLFDVGVRSALLTLPVVLGAGIAAWLVMRGESPKPGRLLAHLVGAAVLLNAGILVANLLMGTPPAGIIGSLLVLAVHLLSFKMGRSLVPAGRAVAVALLPYAVLTAGLLAARALSSPMEASLLKRTLSSGGIWLIVACLIAQYGSTSLGGGTSGLRARASLAYRSWVPVGIATGGFTILGALLAATGMGRELGAALAGIGAGYLVLGPVVSGLAGFISGSNTAANSMLAATQAQAATSMGSSVLQLVAVSNVTASMATMLAPSRILLAYEMAVIPVAAVPGPDAASPTEGEVTAWIAPRLGILLAVVCTLLGLITWVIH
- a CDS encoding ABC transporter permease codes for the protein MSTSTIARQRLAPILGRTARWVLGKLGGGIFVLWAVATAIFFGIRMIPGDPAEAIMGGPGSQASAEALAAARAEYGLDQPLYVQYFSQLWRLATGDMGTSYSLKTPVAEVLGELIPPTLVLAVLALVVAWALALVLAVISTRSGAVGTAIASGLEIVSAAVPHFWLASVLIMLFATALGWLPPVSTSTPAGLVLPVITLALPLAGFLGQVMRDTMARAQRSAFALSARARGESEIGVLLRHSLRHAALPGIALSGWAFGSLLSGAVVVESIFARPGLGRSLLSAVTARDIPLVTGVALISAAAYVVIMALSDIAERLADPRIQAS
- a CDS encoding PLP-dependent aminotransferase family protein, with protein sequence MTHLADSATGNQTEADLDRAAPHAALFSERASHIKQSAVRDVFELSLDPSLVSLAGGNPYLQSLPLEKLGAMASDLIREEGMTALQYGSGQGTSTLRAQICEVMAEEGITEVDPDNIVITTGSQAAQDVACKVFCDPGDTVLCEDPTYVGALNTFEAYQVKAEPIPTDEHGLIPSALRLRIGELRQAGARIKFLYTIPNFNNPSGITLAAERRAEIAEICIVENILILEDNPYGMLRYAGEAIRPLRADYPEHVIYMGSFSKILAPGLRIGWAVVPAHFFRRFYLAAEAVTLCPATFNQMLISKYLDEHDWRGQIQTYRELYAARCEAMLEALDEYMPEAVSYTRPEGGFFIWVTLPEGIDTYSLLSKGIEAGVVFIPGAAFSPHDGPSHRLRLAFSAVPEEKIREGVKRLAPVLAAAIAENGVR
- a CDS encoding ABC transporter substrate-binding protein, whose product is MNYVRPKATRLFSAAAAVAAALVLAGCAPASPAPESGSEAGSEAGTPVTGGTLVYASGDAEPTCLDPHVGGNYPQALVASQYLETLYTKDASGQLIPWLAEDSTVSEDGLLRTLKIREGISFTDGTALDAAAVKANFEHLLDPETASSTGFLALGKIASMKVVNTTTLELTLSTPDSSLLESFSMPWVAIESPTALKRSQEDNCAAPVGTGPFKVESWKKQDAVNLVRNADYVQPVATEGHDGAAYLDAITWRFIPEAATRYAALQSGEVQIIDNAQPDTIAAAAKTQTIKHLDAPRPGASNRIELNSSKAPFNDASVREAFIHAVNVDASIDSLFFGTAPRSYSPLSSAEPLAYSAESLFAYDPAKASELLDAAGWSERDAEGYRVKDGTRLTLTFPVSTSQSIPAEQSLFEQLQATAKESGFDVKIKLLDLSSWYGELFKNDYNLVSAPYTKVGPSVLSVLFHSDSTIPAPSGYFANLSQVKDPSLDALLDTAGSTKDEAERKDLYSQAQKKVLEGYYLLPLYDQQNHFLYSEKLRNVGATTAVATPTFFDSWLAN
- a CDS encoding helix-turn-helix domain-containing protein, with the protein product MDTEQRAFDVMSPDCPSRSIMQRMGDKWTPLVFLALEAGPRRFSALRQDIGGVTPKVLTQTLRSLERDGLLTRTIYPEVPPRVEYELTELGATLLGPLEIVRDWAQGHAEKIIRARLNYDEISEG
- a CDS encoding DUF4383 domain-containing protein, with product MASTHTNTHRSLVQYVALAVGAVFLLVGVLGFIPGITSNTEHLGMAGHHSGSMLLGIFQVSVLHNVVHLLFGVLGVTLWRSAATAKTFLVVGGIVYLILGFYGVFIDQASAANFVPVNTADNVLHFALGVGMAGLGLALGRNLTPARRIA
- a CDS encoding DUF503 domain-containing protein gives rise to the protein MWFGWIEFDLLLGDVHSLKAKRTVVRPILAEIRHRFEVSVAESGNQDLHRRAGLAAGLVAADAAHVIEVLDGIERLVAARPEVQLLSARRRLGSSEDE
- a CDS encoding ABC transporter ATP-binding protein, translating into MSNPTPILEVKKLSVAFGNSEVVSDVSFTLTPGECLALVGESGSGKSVTARSLIGLAGPGSTVHAESLGIGGRDVRGLSQRAWRTIRGAQVGFILQDALSSLDPLRLVGKEIDDALRLHSTGSGSQRAARVVQLLESVGLDDPVTRAGQRSGELSGGMRQRALIASAIALDPMLIIADEPTTALDATIAAAVLDLLGTLRNSGSAMLLISHDLAAVASVADSIAVMQDGHIVEYGSRDQILYDPQHPYTRALLAAVPAGKPRFTKLSPAVPANSSPVLRAPEATPELTSVEHSPVLVARGLSKSFAVAGADSFPAVSHVDFELHPGQTLGVVGESGSGKTTTARMALGLLAPDSGTVTLFGEPWSSIPEAQRRARRSSLGAIYQDPLASFDPRLSTGALLADALSQGSTRNPRNYRDKIAELLDMVGLDPVLASRNPTTLSGGQRQRLAIARALAPNPRVLICDEPVSALDVSVQAQVLDLLDELQQRLGLSYLLISHDLSVIRHMSDQVVVMRAGAVMESGATELVFSNPQHEYTRSLLAAAPTMVPGRSA
- a CDS encoding ABC transporter permease is translated as MSTPKPQLSLGDPLLTPRPAPRAPRGGGRMLRIVARLPLIISAAVLAFFVLSAIAPQILAPFDPLAINPVDAFSGPGAGHLLGTDESGRDIYSRIIHGSRDSLLIGAAATAIGLFLALVLGTIAGFGSRWMDSWVGRILEVLFSLPGLLLALVFIALAGPGVGTTVVAVGLTTAPGYARMIRAQIIALCSSPMVEAATVLGRSPARILTTHILPNALAPIAVLGTLGLGQAVVWAASLSFLGLGSPPPAPEWGAMLSAGRTYLALAWWMTFFPGLAIVLVAAASTVLSRTLSPGAKR